In one Spirosoma rigui genomic region, the following are encoded:
- a CDS encoding S9 family peptidase translates to MTQAQPIKPPKAASKPKELITNGHKRIDNYYYLNERENPEVIKYLNAENTYLDQVLAPVKELQEKLFDELKGRIKQQDESVPYKEGNYYYYTRFVTGGEYPIYCRKKGSLQGAEEVMFDGNAMAKGHNYYQIGGYEVSDNDELAIFAEDTVSRRLYTLRVKNLKTGKLYPESIPDTEAGSFAWATDNKTLFYVKKDPQTLLGYQVYRHTLGTDPKADVLVYEEKDNQFYMGLGRSKSKKYITIVSDHNGVATEYYLLEASKPLGEFKTFLPRQKGHEYDIVHYKDKFYVRTNWKAENFRLMEVPEGKTADRTAWKEVIPHRADVYLANLDVFANHLVLGERKAGLTNIRVINQKTKADEYLNFGEPAYVAGIGYNPDFNTNVLRFSYASLTTPNSTFDYNMDTKEKTLMKEQEVLGGFDKNNYVSERVYATSRDGVQIPVSIVYRKGTKKDGSAPLLQYSYGSYGYSTDPGFSSARLSLLDRGFIYTIAHIRGGQEMGRRWYEDGKMLKKKNTFNDFVDVSEYLIKNKYTNASKLFAMGGSAGGLLMGAVINQAPQLYRGVVAAVPFVDVVTTMLDESIPLTTGEFEEWGNPKNKEYYDYMLSYSPYDNVEKKAYPNLLVTTGLHDSQVQYWEPAKWVAKLRTMKTDNNQLLLHTNMEAGHGGASGRFQALKEIALEYAFMLNLVGDRQ, encoded by the coding sequence ATGACTCAAGCACAACCCATCAAGCCCCCCAAGGCGGCTAGTAAGCCCAAAGAGCTGATCACGAACGGCCACAAACGGATCGATAACTATTATTACCTCAACGAACGCGAGAACCCGGAGGTTATCAAGTATCTAAATGCCGAGAACACCTATCTCGACCAGGTGCTGGCTCCCGTTAAGGAGTTGCAGGAAAAGCTATTTGACGAGCTGAAAGGCCGGATTAAGCAGCAGGACGAATCGGTGCCGTACAAAGAGGGTAACTATTATTACTACACCCGCTTCGTTACGGGTGGCGAATACCCCATTTACTGCCGGAAGAAAGGTTCGCTCCAGGGTGCCGAAGAAGTGATGTTCGATGGCAACGCGATGGCAAAGGGGCACAACTACTACCAGATCGGTGGGTATGAAGTGTCGGACAATGATGAACTGGCCATTTTTGCGGAGGATACCGTGAGTCGGCGGCTCTACACGCTACGGGTGAAAAACCTGAAAACGGGTAAGCTCTATCCCGAATCCATTCCGGATACCGAAGCGGGGAGCTTTGCCTGGGCAACGGATAACAAAACCCTGTTTTACGTCAAAAAAGACCCACAAACGCTGCTCGGCTATCAGGTCTACCGACATACGCTTGGTACCGACCCCAAGGCTGATGTGCTGGTCTACGAAGAGAAAGACAACCAGTTCTACATGGGGCTGGGCCGGTCGAAATCGAAGAAATACATCACCATCGTTTCCGACCATAACGGCGTCGCGACCGAGTACTACCTGCTCGAAGCCAGCAAGCCGCTGGGCGAGTTCAAAACGTTTTTGCCCCGCCAGAAAGGACACGAGTATGACATTGTCCATTACAAGGACAAGTTCTACGTCCGCACGAACTGGAAGGCCGAAAACTTCCGCCTGATGGAAGTCCCCGAAGGCAAAACCGCCGACCGTACGGCCTGGAAAGAAGTGATTCCGCATCGGGCCGACGTGTACCTGGCCAACCTGGATGTGTTTGCCAATCACCTCGTGCTGGGCGAGCGCAAAGCCGGTCTGACCAACATCCGGGTCATCAACCAGAAGACGAAGGCCGACGAGTACCTGAACTTTGGCGAACCGGCCTACGTAGCGGGTATTGGCTACAACCCCGACTTCAACACAAACGTACTGCGGTTCAGCTATGCCTCGTTGACAACGCCCAATTCTACCTTCGACTACAACATGGACACGAAGGAAAAGACGCTCATGAAAGAGCAGGAGGTGTTGGGTGGGTTCGACAAGAACAACTACGTGTCGGAGCGGGTCTATGCTACGTCGCGCGACGGTGTGCAGATACCCGTATCGATCGTGTACCGCAAGGGAACCAAAAAAGACGGTTCGGCTCCACTGCTACAGTACTCCTACGGTTCCTATGGCTACTCGACCGATCCGGGTTTCAGCTCGGCGCGGCTGAGTCTGCTGGATCGCGGCTTCATCTACACCATTGCCCACATCCGGGGTGGGCAGGAAATGGGTCGCCGGTGGTATGAGGATGGTAAGATGCTGAAGAAGAAAAACACCTTCAACGACTTCGTGGATGTATCGGAGTACCTCATCAAGAACAAGTACACCAATGCCAGCAAGCTGTTTGCTATGGGCGGCAGCGCGGGTGGTTTGCTGATGGGAGCGGTCATCAACCAGGCTCCCCAACTCTACCGGGGCGTTGTAGCCGCCGTGCCGTTTGTCGACGTCGTGACCACGATGCTCGATGAAAGCATTCCGCTGACGACGGGCGAGTTTGAGGAGTGGGGTAATCCCAAGAATAAGGAGTATTACGACTACATGCTGTCGTATTCGCCCTACGACAATGTCGAGAAGAAAGCGTATCCGAACCTGCTCGTGACGACTGGTCTGCACGATTCGCAGGTGCAGTACTGGGAACCCGCCAAGTGGGTTGCCAAACTCCGGACGATGAAAACAGACAATAATCAGTTGTTGCTGCACACCAATATGGAAGCGGGTCATGGCGGTGCGTCGGGTCGCTTCCAGGCGCTGAAAGAGATTGCGCTGGAATACGCCTTCATGCTGAATCTGGTTGGCGACCGGCAGTAG
- a CDS encoding DUF3431 domain-containing protein has translation MTELVVARYTEDLSWLRKRPATLTVTVYDKSPDASGGDGAIRLPNIGREAHTYLHHIVERYDSLADWTIFCQGKPFDHAYDFKKFLREFSETGPATPASGFIWLGHLIDTDDDRGDTLFRPWSKNEDGRGLDMRGFHQALFNTNGPALYTFVLGAQFAVHRDLIRQQPRTFYEHALTVSTTFPDAPHCFERSWDRVFNVTGIDPDWLAGRQTVYLKPMKHQGGL, from the coding sequence ATGACCGAACTTGTCGTTGCCCGATACACCGAAGACCTGAGCTGGCTTCGCAAACGCCCTGCTACACTAACCGTAACGGTGTATGACAAGAGCCCCGACGCATCCGGGGGCGATGGAGCCATCCGCTTACCCAACATCGGGCGGGAAGCGCATACCTACCTGCATCATATCGTTGAGCGTTACGACTCACTGGCCGACTGGACCATTTTCTGCCAGGGCAAGCCCTTCGACCACGCCTACGATTTCAAGAAGTTTCTGCGGGAGTTCAGCGAAACTGGCCCGGCAACACCCGCATCAGGCTTCATCTGGCTGGGTCACCTCATCGACACCGACGACGACCGGGGCGACACGTTGTTCAGGCCCTGGAGCAAAAACGAGGATGGACGCGGCCTCGACATGCGCGGCTTCCATCAGGCCCTGTTCAACACCAACGGACCAGCGCTCTACACCTTTGTACTGGGAGCCCAGTTTGCCGTTCACCGCGACCTGATCCGGCAGCAACCCCGGACCTTTTACGAACATGCCCTAACCGTATCAACCACCTTCCCAGATGCCCCCCACTGCTTCGAACGCAGCTGGGACCGCGTCTTCAACGTCACCGGCATCGACCCCGACTGGCTCGCCGGTCGCCAGACGGTATATTTAAAACCAATGAAGCATCAGGGAGGTTTGTAA
- a CDS encoding alpha/beta fold hydrolase: MAINYVRRGSGKPLLLIHGIGSSHRSWDLIIDELAAHRDVIAVDLPGFGATPPLRGETSIRTLADAVTNFLDDHSLLGTDAVGSSMGARLVLELARRRGVLGAVISLDPGGFWAGWEVPFFYHSVRLSAKLVDALHPVLPALTGNPISRSLLFMQFSAHPWTIPAPIALQELRTFTPTPVFSELLYNLAHGEPQKGAVAGSIRHPVVIGWGRHDRVCLPNQSERAMDLFPDAELHWFDHCGHFPQLDAPDECTQLILAVTDGTYQSQPEGSQEQTVSRKTKQSDTALLNAGTAVLVAISVFMIVRAFT, encoded by the coding sequence ATGGCAATAAACTACGTCCGGCGTGGCTCCGGCAAGCCCCTTCTCCTGATTCATGGAATTGGCAGCAGCCACCGCTCCTGGGATTTGATTATTGACGAACTGGCTGCCCACCGCGATGTAATTGCGGTCGATTTGCCTGGTTTCGGGGCTACACCCCCGCTGAGGGGCGAAACCTCTATCCGTACCCTTGCTGATGCCGTGACTAACTTTTTAGATGATCATAGTCTGCTCGGCACCGACGCGGTTGGCAGTTCAATGGGTGCACGGCTAGTACTCGAACTGGCCCGGCGGAGAGGTGTTTTGGGAGCCGTTATCTCGCTTGATCCTGGCGGTTTCTGGGCTGGTTGGGAGGTGCCGTTTTTCTACCACTCCGTGCGGCTATCGGCGAAACTTGTCGACGCTTTGCATCCCGTTTTACCAGCCCTGACGGGCAACCCCATTAGTCGGTCGTTGCTGTTCATGCAGTTTTCGGCCCACCCCTGGACCATTCCCGCCCCGATTGCATTGCAAGAGTTACGAACATTTACGCCCACACCTGTTTTCAGCGAACTCCTTTACAATCTGGCTCACGGCGAGCCTCAAAAAGGGGCCGTGGCTGGGTCCATCCGGCATCCAGTAGTGATTGGCTGGGGTCGGCACGACCGGGTTTGCTTGCCGAATCAGTCGGAGCGGGCAATGGATTTGTTTCCCGATGCGGAGCTTCACTGGTTCGATCATTGCGGTCATTTTCCGCAGTTAGACGCTCCCGACGAGTGTACCCAACTGATTCTGGCCGTGACCGACGGAACGTATCAGTCCCAGCCAGAAGGATCTCAGGAGCAGACAGTTAGTCGGAAAACGAAACAGTCCGACACGGCTTTGCTCAACGCGGGTACTGCCGTTCTGGTAGCCATCAGTGTGTTTATGATTGTGCGGGCGTTTACTTAA
- the rsmH gene encoding 16S rRNA (cytosine(1402)-N(4))-methyltransferase RsmH encodes MSNYHEPVLLQACIDGLNLTPGGIYVDITFGGGGHSREILNQLDGGRLFGFDQDADARANATALNDTRLTFVASNFRNLKRYMRLYKIEQVDGILADLGISSHQIDTPERGFSTRFDADLDMRMNQQGDRTARQVVNEYTEADLHRILGMYGEVTNAKTLAAAIVSARSNQPLKTVNDLKAVLQRYAPRGKENKYAAQVFQALRIEVNEELLALEEFLEQVPEVLKPGGRLVVMSYHSLEDRLVKNFINKGKFQGDVEKDLYGNELKPLRSITRKPIEATPDEVARNPRARSAKLRIAEKI; translated from the coding sequence ATGAGTAATTACCACGAACCTGTTCTATTACAAGCCTGTATCGACGGACTCAATCTGACGCCGGGCGGAATTTATGTCGATATTACGTTTGGTGGCGGTGGTCACAGCCGGGAAATTTTGAACCAGTTGGACGGCGGCCGGTTGTTCGGCTTCGATCAGGATGCCGATGCCCGCGCCAATGCTACGGCCCTCAACGATACCCGGCTGACGTTCGTAGCCTCGAACTTCCGTAACCTGAAACGGTACATGCGACTCTACAAGATAGAGCAGGTCGACGGTATTCTGGCCGATCTTGGTATATCGTCGCACCAGATCGACACGCCCGAGCGCGGTTTCTCCACCCGTTTCGACGCCGATCTTGACATGCGGATGAATCAGCAGGGCGATCGGACGGCCCGCCAGGTGGTCAATGAATACACCGAAGCCGACCTGCACCGGATTCTGGGCATGTACGGCGAAGTGACAAATGCCAAAACGCTGGCCGCTGCTATCGTATCGGCCCGTTCCAACCAGCCGCTAAAGACGGTTAACGACCTTAAAGCGGTATTGCAGCGCTATGCGCCCCGGGGCAAAGAGAACAAATATGCCGCGCAGGTATTCCAGGCGCTGCGCATTGAAGTGAACGAGGAGCTTCTGGCGCTGGAGGAGTTTCTGGAACAGGTGCCGGAGGTGTTGAAACCAGGCGGGCGGCTGGTGGTCATGTCCTATCACTCGCTGGAAGACCGGCTGGTCAAGAACTTCATCAACAAGGGCAAATTCCAGGGCGACGTAGAAAAGGACCTGTACGGTAACGAACTCAAACCCCTGCGCAGCATTACCCGCAAACCCATCGAAGCCACGCCCGACGAAGTGGCCCGCAACCCCCGCGCCCGCAGCGCCAAATTACGCATAGCCGAGAAAATCTAA
- a CDS encoding peroxiredoxin family protein yields the protein MKKILYVAALGLLSLPMACSNGSSSATVKPGTYRAVLKTKGGELPFGLDIQPVADKAGSYTVFALNGSERLPMDPATVQGDSIRIPMALFESELVAKIDGNTLRGEWRRRRTAQQLQSLPFEAELGEKYRFTPDEKTTSANLTGNWATDFESKTGKVDTTDAIGVFKQTGSRLTGTFLTTTGDYRYLDGNVVGDSLFMSSFDGGSHLYLFKAKFDPATKTINGGFWSGVSGYESWVAKLDPNAKLPNPASLTYLKPGAKTLRASFPEPNGKTVSLADSRFKGKVTIVQILGSWCPNCMDETNFLSPWYKKNKDRGVEVLGLAFERSPEMAVSGPKIDRMKQRFNIDYPVVLAGTNDKAQASKALPDLNAVVAFPTTIFIDKKGQVRHIHTGFSGPGTGMYYDKYVDEFNQLVDKLLAE from the coding sequence ATGAAAAAAATCCTCTACGTCGCAGCCCTGGGGCTGCTCTCGCTGCCCATGGCCTGCAGCAACGGGTCGTCATCGGCAACTGTTAAACCCGGCACGTACCGGGCCGTCCTGAAAACCAAGGGTGGCGAGTTACCATTCGGGCTCGACATTCAGCCCGTGGCCGACAAGGCCGGCTCCTACACCGTATTCGCGCTCAACGGCAGTGAACGCCTGCCCATGGACCCCGCCACGGTGCAAGGCGACTCGATCCGGATTCCGATGGCCCTGTTCGAATCGGAACTGGTTGCAAAGATAGACGGGAATACGCTCCGGGGCGAATGGCGCCGGCGACGGACGGCCCAACAACTGCAAAGCCTGCCGTTTGAAGCCGAATTAGGCGAAAAATACCGATTTACGCCCGATGAGAAAACGACCAGTGCGAACCTGACCGGCAACTGGGCTACCGATTTCGAGAGCAAGACGGGCAAAGTCGATACGACCGATGCGATCGGCGTGTTCAAACAAACCGGCTCGCGCCTGACGGGGACCTTCCTGACCACCACCGGCGATTACCGTTACCTGGATGGGAATGTGGTAGGCGATAGCCTGTTTATGTCCAGCTTCGACGGGGGCTCACATCTGTATTTGTTCAAAGCAAAATTCGATCCGGCTACCAAAACCATCAACGGCGGTTTCTGGTCGGGCGTGTCGGGTTATGAGTCGTGGGTGGCCAAACTCGACCCCAACGCCAAGCTACCCAATCCGGCCAGCCTGACCTACCTCAAGCCGGGTGCCAAAACGCTCAGGGCTTCCTTCCCCGAACCAAACGGTAAGACCGTATCGCTGGCCGATTCCCGGTTTAAAGGCAAGGTAACCATCGTACAGATCCTGGGCTCGTGGTGCCCGAACTGCATGGACGAGACGAACTTCCTCAGCCCCTGGTACAAGAAAAACAAAGACCGGGGCGTCGAAGTCCTGGGCCTGGCCTTTGAGCGGTCGCCCGAGATGGCCGTGTCGGGACCCAAGATCGACCGGATGAAACAGCGATTTAATATCGACTATCCCGTTGTGTTGGCCGGAACGAACGACAAGGCGCAGGCCAGCAAAGCCCTGCCCGATCTGAACGCCGTTGTCGCCTTCCCAACGACCATTTTCATCGATAAGAAAGGGCAGGTTCGCCACATCCACACCGGCTTCAGCGGGCCCGGCACGGGCATGTACTACGACAAATACGTGGATGAGTTCAACCAGCTAGTGGATAAACTGCTGGCTGAATAA
- a CDS encoding MarR family winged helix-turn-helix transcriptional regulator — protein sequence MKKEKTVDFHIKWGWHAISRMYNAYASRYDLTMAIGYVLLNIDLDEGTPATKIGPLLGMEPRSLVRMLKSLEERGLIRREVDGNDKRFVRIYLTETGREKREMAREGVIQFNNMIRERIPLDKLVTFMEVMKDINRIVEEENMKIKAGEPEELPLD from the coding sequence ATGAAGAAAGAAAAAACGGTTGACTTCCACATCAAGTGGGGTTGGCACGCCATTTCACGGATGTATAACGCGTACGCATCGCGCTATGACCTGACCATGGCGATCGGCTACGTATTGCTTAACATCGACCTCGACGAAGGCACACCCGCCACCAAAATAGGGCCGCTGCTGGGTATGGAGCCCCGGTCGCTGGTCAGGATGCTGAAGAGTCTGGAAGAACGGGGCCTGATCCGGCGCGAAGTAGACGGTAACGACAAACGCTTCGTTCGGATTTACCTGACCGAGACGGGTCGTGAGAAACGGGAGATGGCGCGCGAAGGCGTTATCCAGTTCAACAACATGATTCGTGAGCGGATTCCGCTCGACAAACTGGTTACGTTCATGGAGGTCATGAAAGACATCAACCGGATCGTGGAGGAAGAAAACATGAAGATCAAAGCGGGTGAACCCGAAGAACTGCCCCTCGACTAA
- a CDS encoding 3-hydroxyacyl-CoA dehydrogenase/enoyl-CoA hydratase family protein, which produces MEATLEKPKTALKNRIIRRVAVLGSGIMGSRIAAHFANIGADVLLLDIVPKEPNAAEQAKGLTTESPAVRNRIVTDAFQTMLKASPASLYSPKFAERVKLGNFDDNLKEIAGYDWVIEVVVERLDVKRSVYERVEQFRKPGTLITSNTSGIPMHLLTEGRSDDFRRNFCGTHFFNPPRYLRLLEIIPGPDTDPDVVDFLMKYGDLYLGKTTVLCKDTPGFIANRLGIQSLIQTIRVAEDMGLTVEEVDKLTGPVAGRPKSGTFRLSDVVGLDTTVNVAGNLVKMEHDEARASFELPASVQKLIENKWLGDKTGQGYYKKSKDANGKTEILALDLNTFEYKPSQKVKFATLESTKAIDNLKKRFPVLVAGQDKAGEFYRRTFADGFTYATHRIPEISDELYRIDAAITAGFGWQLGLFETWDAIGVRKGLDMIEAQGQKPAPWVYEMLDAGFDSFYKVDGGKRQYYDIPTKSYKAIPGVEQFTILENLSNGVVWKNSGAAIYDIGHGILNLEFRSKMNTFGTEVSEGLTKAISMAEKDFRGLVIGNDSTEAFSAGANLGTLFMYAVEQEFDEVNLMIAQFQKLIMRLRYSAIPVVVAPHTLTLGGGCEAVLHSDRAVAHAESYIGLVEVGVGLIPAGGGTKEMAARASDLYQAGDPELNILQNIFMNIATAKVSTSAQEAREMNYLRSTDQIVLNRSRLIAEAKQAAIELADNGYTQPKMRTDIKVQGRTGIALFKAGLTAMRMGRYISDHDMKIADKLAYVICGGDLTSPQTVTEQYLLDLEREAFLSLTGEKKTLERIQSLLTGGKPLRN; this is translated from the coding sequence ATGGAAGCAACCCTGGAAAAACCCAAAACTGCCCTTAAGAACCGGATCATCCGGCGCGTTGCGGTACTCGGCTCCGGCATTATGGGCTCGCGTATTGCCGCCCATTTCGCCAACATCGGTGCCGATGTTCTGTTGCTGGACATCGTTCCGAAAGAGCCCAACGCAGCCGAACAGGCCAAGGGTCTCACCACCGAAAGCCCCGCCGTACGGAACCGGATCGTTACCGACGCTTTCCAGACAATGCTCAAAGCGAGTCCGGCATCGCTCTACAGTCCTAAATTCGCCGAGCGGGTCAAACTGGGTAACTTCGACGATAATCTTAAGGAAATTGCCGGTTACGACTGGGTTATTGAAGTCGTGGTCGAACGGCTGGACGTCAAGCGATCGGTCTACGAGCGCGTTGAGCAGTTCCGCAAACCCGGCACGCTCATCACGTCCAACACCTCGGGAATTCCCATGCACCTGCTCACCGAAGGACGCAGTGACGATTTCCGACGCAACTTCTGCGGTACGCACTTTTTCAATCCGCCCCGCTACCTGCGTCTGCTGGAAATCATCCCCGGCCCCGACACCGACCCGGACGTGGTTGATTTTCTGATGAAATACGGTGATTTATACCTGGGCAAGACGACCGTGCTCTGCAAGGACACGCCGGGTTTCATTGCCAACCGGCTCGGCATTCAGTCGTTGATCCAGACCATCCGCGTCGCCGAAGACATGGGTCTGACGGTTGAAGAAGTCGATAAGCTGACGGGACCCGTAGCGGGTCGCCCCAAATCGGGTACGTTCCGTCTGTCGGACGTAGTGGGTCTGGATACCACCGTCAACGTTGCCGGCAACCTCGTCAAAATGGAGCACGACGAAGCGCGCGCGTCCTTCGAGTTGCCCGCTTCGGTGCAGAAGCTGATAGAAAACAAATGGCTCGGCGACAAGACCGGCCAAGGGTACTACAAAAAGTCGAAAGACGCCAACGGCAAAACCGAAATCCTGGCGCTCGACCTGAATACGTTCGAGTACAAGCCATCGCAAAAAGTGAAATTTGCGACCCTGGAAAGCACGAAAGCGATTGACAACCTCAAGAAGCGGTTTCCGGTACTTGTGGCCGGTCAGGACAAGGCGGGTGAATTCTACCGCCGGACCTTTGCCGATGGCTTCACCTACGCGACCCACCGTATTCCCGAAATTTCGGACGAGCTATACCGCATCGACGCGGCCATTACGGCGGGTTTTGGCTGGCAACTGGGCCTGTTCGAGACCTGGGACGCCATTGGGGTTCGGAAAGGGCTGGACATGATCGAAGCGCAGGGCCAGAAACCCGCGCCCTGGGTCTACGAAATGCTCGACGCCGGTTTCGACAGCTTCTATAAAGTCGATGGCGGCAAACGGCAGTACTACGATATCCCCACGAAGAGCTACAAGGCGATTCCGGGCGTGGAGCAGTTCACGATTCTGGAGAACCTGAGCAATGGTGTCGTCTGGAAAAATTCGGGCGCGGCCATTTACGACATCGGCCACGGTATCCTCAACCTGGAGTTCCGGAGCAAGATGAACACCTTTGGGACGGAAGTGTCCGAAGGCCTGACCAAAGCCATCAGCATGGCGGAGAAAGATTTCCGCGGCCTGGTCATTGGTAACGACTCGACCGAAGCGTTCTCGGCCGGGGCCAACCTGGGCACGCTGTTCATGTATGCTGTGGAGCAGGAGTTCGATGAGGTCAACCTGATGATTGCGCAGTTCCAGAAGCTCATTATGCGGCTACGGTATTCGGCCATTCCTGTCGTGGTCGCTCCGCATACCCTCACGCTGGGTGGCGGCTGCGAAGCCGTGCTGCACTCCGATCGCGCCGTGGCTCATGCCGAAAGCTACATTGGTCTGGTAGAAGTAGGCGTCGGCCTGATTCCCGCCGGAGGTGGAACGAAGGAGATGGCCGCCCGGGCGTCGGATCTGTACCAGGCGGGCGATCCTGAGCTGAACATCCTGCAGAATATCTTCATGAACATCGCGACGGCCAAAGTGTCGACCTCGGCGCAGGAAGCCCGCGAGATGAACTACCTCCGCTCAACTGACCAGATCGTGCTGAACCGGAGCCGCCTGATTGCCGAAGCCAAGCAAGCCGCTATTGAACTGGCCGACAACGGCTATACACAGCCCAAAATGCGGACGGATATTAAGGTGCAGGGCCGAACGGGTATTGCTCTGTTCAAAGCCGGCCTGACCGCTATGCGCATGGGTCGTTACATTTCGGACCACGACATGAAAATCGCCGACAAGCTGGCCTACGTCATTTGCGGTGGTGATCTGACCTCGCCACAAACCGTAACAGAGCAGTACCTGCTTGATCTGGAACGTGAAGCATTCCTCTCGCTAACGGGCGAAAAGAAAACGCTGGAGCGGATTCAAAGCCTCCTAACCGGTGGCAAGCCATTGCGGAACTAG
- a CDS encoding type II toxin-antitoxin system VapC family toxin — MVEKGRLILDEPLSDWLEKAIDHAGITVIPLERDIISGACSLPGTFHSDPADQLIVATTRVKNIPLLTADGKIQSYEFVTLYKE; from the coding sequence CTGGTCGAAAAAGGTAGGCTCATACTTGACGAGCCTTTATCTGATTGGCTTGAAAAAGCAATTGACCACGCTGGTATCACAGTCATTCCTCTCGAACGAGATATCATTTCCGGTGCGTGTAGCCTACCGGGCACGTTTCATTCAGATCCCGCGGATCAACTGATCGTTGCTACTACTCGTGTGAAGAACATACCGTTGTTGACTGCAGACGGTAAAATTCAGAGTTATGAATTTGTAACGCTTTACAAAGAGTAA
- the lepB gene encoding signal peptidase I translates to MFTTKPKGAGQPAKVKKSPIREWFDSVLFAVIAATLIRFLTFEAFAVPTPSMENTILVGDFMFVSKLHYGARTPKTPLQVPLTHQKIWGTNIPSYSTAIQLPSYRLPGFSHVKKGDIVVFNYPPPKAGEPAYPSDLKTNYVKRCVATPGDVLEIRQEQVYINGVLSPATYRAQTSYFIKTTEVLDERFFRKYGIVNDFNSSEGPFINWQPLEAYNDSTKVATLVGYRVHTTQAVIDQVKGFDWVQGVERMSDKPGERGAGVYGSSAYAWNQDNFGPLQVPKKGLTVPINEKTIAVYGPVIERYEENNNVALTATSVHINGKPITSYTFKQDYYFMMGDNRHNSEDSRYWGFVPEDHIVGKAVFVWMSLDPAPADIWHKVRWSRLFRVL, encoded by the coding sequence ATGTTTACCACGAAACCCAAAGGCGCTGGTCAGCCCGCCAAAGTAAAAAAATCCCCCATTCGGGAATGGTTCGACTCGGTGCTCTTCGCCGTTATTGCCGCTACGTTGATCCGGTTCCTGACCTTCGAAGCTTTCGCCGTTCCAACGCCCTCTATGGAAAACACCATCCTGGTTGGCGATTTTATGTTTGTCAGCAAGCTGCATTACGGGGCCCGCACCCCAAAAACCCCGCTGCAGGTGCCACTCACCCACCAGAAAATTTGGGGTACCAACATTCCGTCTTACAGTACAGCCATTCAGCTACCCTCCTACCGACTGCCCGGTTTCTCACACGTCAAGAAGGGCGATATCGTCGTCTTCAATTACCCACCGCCTAAAGCTGGCGAACCGGCTTATCCAAGCGACCTGAAAACCAACTACGTCAAACGCTGCGTTGCTACACCTGGCGACGTACTGGAAATTCGGCAGGAGCAGGTTTACATCAACGGCGTATTGTCCCCGGCAACCTATCGCGCCCAGACGTCGTATTTTATTAAGACAACCGAGGTTCTCGACGAGCGATTTTTCCGCAAATACGGCATCGTCAACGACTTCAACTCATCGGAAGGTCCTTTCATCAACTGGCAGCCGCTCGAAGCGTACAACGACTCGACAAAGGTGGCTACGCTGGTAGGGTATCGCGTTCACACAACGCAGGCGGTCATTGATCAGGTCAAAGGCTTCGACTGGGTTCAGGGCGTTGAGCGTATGAGCGACAAACCGGGTGAGCGGGGCGCGGGCGTTTATGGTTCATCGGCCTACGCCTGGAACCAGGATAACTTTGGCCCGTTGCAGGTGCCGAAAAAAGGACTGACAGTACCCATTAACGAGAAGACCATTGCCGTCTATGGCCCCGTTATCGAGCGGTATGAAGAGAACAACAACGTAGCGCTGACCGCCACGAGCGTTCACATAAACGGCAAACCGATTACATCTTACACCTTTAAACAGGACTACTACTTCATGATGGGCGACAACCGCCACAACTCGGAAGACTCCCGCTACTGGGGTTTCGTACCCGAAGATCATATCGTTGGCAAGGCCGTTTTCGTCTGGATGTCGCTGGACCCCGCCCCTGCCGATATCTGGCATAAGGTGCGCTGGAGTCGACTGTTTCGGGTACTGTAA